Proteins from one Bombus affinis isolate iyBomAffi1 chromosome 1, iyBomAffi1.2, whole genome shotgun sequence genomic window:
- the LOC126929007 gene encoding hamartin isoform X2: MNINSIGIADLFNLLESNKLAEVEEIKKVFHELFLSTKDNWLVNGLFDYYLSTNSLRAVEVLAGVRDPHDKHLLDRLSEALSKSGSSSQRIQTLTLLGHIARRQPTWLYKLASHTLFRDLLRLLKMEADTLSLMSALLLLVMLLPMLPAALGPYLTEIFEVFGRLASYYYHQLSSVFSSPMRFTSTTITGTIDKNHLYLLHLQVGLYNLFHRLYAMYPCNFISYLRQQQQDQPATFIHTIRPMLDSVRMHPLLVTASKDTEISAARWKKMEHHDVIAECGRFTLDKCREEVFRTTNSRSTPPLDYSSICTPINISGGIAPSEISNGEDDMFWSPSMTVPPHSPQFPVTSHEQRSTPSTPNNNRSGTSPPEAAVEATPETTPVKDLRKMPKPTGSCAVRALTGFGNGTVGSSSRPSTPIPLNPSVSGSIIGSGDTNNAHGFFSHKLSKIIADRQAISQIKSSINVDEDGRFPEMNTNQNGKNDSWQEDQEVLEIVSSQTTGKFESSKLVEQQEHHNEKMQNAFADLSQKVYQLRLYSQSQASTQHLNLNSLYKIRESKSCPDIKVHKKLEDTATQTSDLLPYEDLLLGILEQKTQMNLQKRSVQDTEFRLSPTAMLDRYVETCTHGSNYSGEKMRTNAIKQKQRKENGGEDEVAEEDTFDVECASQLLQLMQMQLQFERQRREVHAERNRRLLGKLRDSRALEEHNYALTDRLKIMEKEVESLKAELERNKREACQAEDQYKDALHHWQTKCVEEQRQNQILKDRLESVEAKLKNEQKKVADCEQRIQSTEASLFDAGHQLRVALKAANRSKELERTLDTVQKKFLLLAEAQTKLQESTGGLSPMTKQEVTQIQKSYAEELTNLRRQLESRISLVEALKIRLTELENKEARKEAQLVELQRLLQETKDQHEAELEAVESKYKAQAEINLLLEGRILELHGTLEAATCSNTTVNNLASSASPKERSPPLSASLASSSEGSLAFIHSGTGIIMNDCCDTAGEIPNLQAIVEPVPSQATSPSRQNQQRRNPKQD; encoded by the exons ATGAACATTAATTCAATAGGCATAGCTGATCTGTTTAATTTATTGGAATCCAACAAACTTGCGGAggtagaagaaataaaaaaagtatTCCATGAACTTTTTTTATCTA cAAAAGACAATTGGTTGGTAAATGGTCTTTTTGATTATTATTTGTCCACAAATTCCTTAAGAGCTGTTGAGGTATTAGCTGGTGTTCGTGATCCACATGACAAGCATCTCTTAGATCGTTTGTCGGAAGCTCTTTCCAAATCTGGAAGTAGCAGCCAAAGAATTCAAACCCTTACTTTGTTAGGTCATATTGCCCGTCGTCAGCCAACTTGGTTATACAAGCTTGCCAGTCATACTTTATTTCGAGATTTACTTAGGTTACTTAAG atGGAAGCAGATACATTATCTCTTATGAGTGCGCTTCTTCTCTTGGTGATGTTATTACCGATGTTACCTGCTGCTTTAGGACCATACCTCACAGAAATTTTTGAAGTATTTGGTCGATTGGCctcttattattatcatcagTTATCATCCGTGTTTTCATCTCCTATGCGTTTTACTTCAACAACAATAACAGGGACAATAGATAAgaatcatttatatttattacatttgcAA GTGGgactatataatttatttcacagATTATATGCCATGTATCCTTGCAACTTCATTTCATATTTGAGACAACAACAACAAGATCAACCTGCTACTTTTATCCATACAATTAGACCAATGCTAGATTCTGTGCGCATGCACCCTTTACTTGTTACTGCATCTAAAGATACAGAGATTTCTGCTGCTAG ATGGAAAAAGATGGAGCATCATGATGTTATAGCAGAATGCGGTCGTTTTACATTAGATAAATGTCGAGAAGAAGTATTTCGTACTACGAATTCACGTTCTACGCCACCTTTAG ATTACTCTTCTATATGTACTCCAATAAACATTAGTGGAGGGATAGCGCCATCAGAAATCAGTAATGGTGAAGATGATATGTTTTGGTCGCCGAGTATGACAGTACCGCCACATAGTCCGCAATTTCCAGTTACATCTCATGAACAACGGTCTACTCCTTCAACACCTAACAATAACAGAAGCGGTACGTCTCCACCGGAAGCTGCAGTCGAAGCCACTCCAGAAACAACTCCTGTTAAG GATTTACGAAAGATGCCGAAACCTACTGGTTCTTGCGCAGTTCGTGCTCTTACTGGATTTGGTAATGGCACAGTAGGATCAAGTTCACGACCATCCACACCAATCCCTTTAAATCCGTCTGTATCTGGCTCTATAATTGGAAGTGGGGATACAAATAATGCACATGGATTTTTTTCGCACAAGCTAAGTAAAATTATCGCAGATAGACAAGCCATTAGTCAAATCAAGTCATCTATCAACGTTGATGAAGATGGAAGATTTCCAGAAATGAACACAAATCAAAATGGGAAAAACGATTCTTGGCAAGAAGATCAAGAG GTTTTAGAAATTGTAAGCTCTCAAACTActggaaaatttgaaagttcAAAATTAGTCGAACAACAAGAACACCATAATGAAAAAATGCAAAATGCTTTTGCAGATTTGTCTCAAAAGGTTTATCAGCTACGTTTGTATTCTCAAAGCCAAGCTTCAACACAACATTTAAATTTGAATTCTCTTTACAAA ATTCGAGAAAGCAAATCTTGTCCTGATATCAAAGTTCATAAAAAACTGGAAGATACAGCAACCCAAACATCCGATTTGCTTCCATATGAAGATTTGTTGCTTGGAATTTTGGAACAAAAGACACAAATGAATTTACAAAAACGTTCTGTACAAGATACCGAATTTAGATTATCACCAACTGCAATGCTTGATCGATATGTTGAAACTTGCACGCACGGTAGTAATTATTCTGGCGAAAAAATGA GGACAAATGCAATcaaacagaaacaaagaaaagaaaatggtgGGGAAGATGAAGTAGCAGAAGAAGATACTTTCGATGTCGAATGTGCGAGTCAGTTGTTACAGCTTATGCAAATGCAACTACAGTTCGAACGGCAACGTAGAGAAGTACATGCCGAACGTAATCGACGACTTCTTGGCAAACTAAGGGATTCGCGTGCATTGGAAGAACATAATTATGCTTTG ACTGATCGtttaaaaataatggaaaaagaAGTAGAGAGTTTAAAAGCTGAATTAGAACGTAACAAGAGAGAAGCTTGCCAAGCTGAAGATCAATATAAAGATGCATTACACCACTGGCAGACTAAG tgtgTAGAAGAACAACGACAGAATCAAATACTGAAGGATCGTCTCGAATCCGTGGAAGCCAAACTAAAGAATGAACAAAAAAAGGTAGCCGACTGTGAACAGCGGATTCAGTCTACGGAGGCTTCCCTGTTTGATGCAGGTCATCAACTAAGAGTAGCTTTAAAAGCAGCAAATCGCAGTAAAGAGCTAGAACGTACTCTTGATACTGTACAGAAGAAATTTCTTTTACTTGCAGag GCACAAACAAAGTTACAAGAAAGTACAGGGGGTCTTTCACCAATGACAAAACAAGAAGTAACACAAATACAAAAATCATACGCAGAAGAATTAACTA ATTTACGACGACAGTTGGAATCACGAATATCTCTTGTAGAAGCTTTGAAAATACGTTTAACTGAACTAGAAAACAAAGAAGCACGAAAAGAAGCGCAACTTGTAGAACTGCAACGGCTTTTACAAGAAACAAAAGATCAACACGAAGCTGAATTGGAAGCCGTCGAGTCAAAATATAAAGCACAAGCTGAAATAAACCTTCTTCTCGAAGGTCGTATACTTGAACTTCATGGAACATTAGAAGCAGCAACTTGTAGTAATACTACTGTAAACAATCTAGCTTCTTCAGCATCGCCTAAAGAAAGATCACCTCCATTGTCGGCTAGTTTAGCCTCTTCCAGTGAGGGAAGTCTTGCCTTTATTCATTCAGGTACTGGAATTATAATGAATGACTGCTGTGATACCGCAGGCGAAATTCCTAATCTTCAAGCTATCGTCGAACCTGTGCCAAGCCAGGCTACTTCACCATCTCGTCAAAATCAGCAAAGACGGAATCCTAAACAAGACTAA